TTGCCGAGATTTGGTTTTCGCAAGCGATCACATACAGCTTTTCATCGGTTCGTTTCACTCTTGAAGCCAATCCCTTTGCCATCAAAGGAGCGATATGAGGCAAGATATTCGGTCCGATTGCCGTGGTAAGGTAGGTTGCTTCCGAAATGGCTTTTATGATTTCCGCTTCCTGGTTCAAGCTATTTAAGCCTGAAACGTTTTCAACCGTGACCGATTCTTGTTGATCGGTTGCCAGTTTCACTTGGTATTGTTTTTTTTCATTCAATTGATCGATGATTTTTTCAGCTATATCTACAAATGTGACATGATATCCAGATTGTGAAAAGAGTGCTCCGATAAATCCTCTTCCAATGTTTCCTGCACCGAAATGTACGACTTGTTTCATTACAATCATCCCTTTATCAAATTAGTATATAAATAGTCCAAAAATACGGCTTCCAGTCTTTTTTTGATCAATTCTTCGTCCGAAGATGAAAAAATCATGATTGATTCATTACTTTCAATTAAGCTTGAACTGATCAAGCTGACGATTTCCTGCTGCTTCACACTCAAGTCTTCTGGGGCCAGCATCAGCAGCAAATTTTTCATCTGGACGTCTTTTCCATCCATTCCTTTAACAAGGCAAGCGTCTGCAAGATGGGCGATTTGGAAGATCAACTCGTTCACGTTTTTATTTCTCGCGTGAAAAAGTCCCATACTTGTTCCCGGAATGCCTAAACCGCCTTTTGTTTCCCGTTCGTTCAGGGCCCCGATTACTTCATCCGCCTTCTTTAGCAGTTGTTCCTTTTCCGCGATCCGAACCATTTCCTCCAAAATTTCTGGCTGGCCCTTCAAATGAGGGAGGCGATATAACCGAAAATTGCCGATGATCGACTCGATACTCTCCTGGGCACTTTTCAATTCCTGCAATACATCCCTCAACTCGCCGCCAGCTTTCTTCGGAGGCGAATCCTTGTTCGCCGCCTGACTGCGGTAACGTTTATTTTTCGTGAACTTCTCGATGTTCTTCCTGATATAATTCCGGATATTCTCGATATTCTCTTCACTCAAAAGAGGGGATACGAGAATATAATCCATGTCGATATACGGAAGACGAACGGTGGAAATGATTACGTCGTAATTTTTCAGGCTATCCTGCTTTTGGATATCCTTGATCGTTTTAATTTCAACCGTCTGGATTTCAATGATTTCTTTTTTGATCCGGCTGGCCAGCATCTTGGATGTGCCTATTCCCGTCGGACAAACGATGAGTGCCCTTATGGCAATTTCCTCTTCCCTCAGCACTAGGGCAGATCCGAAATGAAGGACGATGAAGGCTATTTCATCTTCCGGGAATTCTTTAATTTCCTTGAATTCCTTTTCCAGACCTGTCTTGACCGCTAAAAAGAGAACGGGGTACTTACGTTTAATATCTTCCGTTAAGGGATTATATAATCCCATGTCCTGTTTGATCCTGAACAGCGATGGCTCCATGTGGGCAAGAAGCCCTTGATACAGTGGAAAATCCTTGGTCAAGTTGATTTGGAGCTGCGCGGAAACATCCTTGATCAAGTTCCTTATGAGCTGCCCCAATAACACACTGTCATACGGCACGGCATCGGCGGCATGAAGTTTGGACCCTTTCAAGATGGCTGCCAAGTAGCTTATATCATCGATTGTAAAAGAAACCTTGAGCATGGCGCTCAGTTCCTTACAGATTTTATCCATAAGGTTATTTTCATCCGAGAGGTCGCTCAGTCTTTTGAAGTCCTTCTCCAAATAAAATTGGCTTTCATTCCTTTGCAGGGTTACATGAATATGTACGATTAACCCTATATACCCGCTATCCGCCAAACGTGAATGGATACTATTGAAGGTTGAGTTCAGCACGCCATCAATGGCCAATAGATAATCCGGATCAAAATAGTGGAGGATTTTCCCCTTCCGCTTTTCCCCTTCTTGGAGCAAGAATAAGCTCTCGATCAGCTCTTCATTAAAGAAGTGCAGGAAGTAGGCAGCCTGGGCTTTCCGTTTATTTTCTTCAGTACCGGTAAGCTCTATTCCGACTCCCCTTTTCCTTGTAATCAAGATATTGAAATTCCTTAGCCACTCAGTCAATTCGTCCAAGTAGACGGTAAGGGTCGTTATGCTGATGCCAAGATTCACCGCAAGTGCTTGCGTTTTATATGATTCTTCCTGAAGTAAGGCCAATAGGAGATGCAGCTTTCTTTCTTGCGGCGTCTGATCGATTGGATGATTGCCCATCAGGTGCTGCACAAGCCGAAAGATTTGTTCATTCTTGCCGTCGATTGACAGCCCTTCATGTGTGTTGCGTGTTAGGTGCAATTCAAAAGATTGCAGGATTTTTTCTATCGATTTCAAATCACGCTGAACCGTGCGGACACTCACAGTCAAATGTGCAGCTATCGATACGGCCGTATGTTTCCCTGACGTTTTTATGATCAGTTCCAGGATTGATTTTTCCCTTGAAGTAATATACATGCTACCAACTCATTTCAGGTGGAGTAACACGAGAAAATACTGAATAGAAAAGCGTAAAACGCTTTTCTATTCATGGTTTAGAGTATTTAATTTTTTTCTACATTGATGATATCCATCAATTCCTTGGCGGTTGTAGCTTTGACCATTTTTTCAATGTTCTCCATTTCAGAACACGTTACGGCAATGCCAGACAGGATTTCCAGATGCGTGCCATCCTTACCGGCTATCCCGAATATTAGTCGTGCTTTTTGGCCGTCAAAGTCAACACCATCAGGAATCTGTAAAACGGTGAATCCGGATTTAAGAACGTCCTTCTTCGCTTCCTCTGTTCCGTGTGGAATCGCTACATCATTTCCCATATAGGTTGAAGTCAGCTCATCGCGGGCAATCATTGCTTCGATATAGCTTTCCTTAACATAGCCTGCTTTGAATAAAGCCCTGCCAGCAAAGCGAATCGCTTCTTCCTTATTGGCAAACTTTTGATTGAGGAAGACATTTTCTTCACGAAGCAATTCATCAGCACCTTGTTCTTCTTCCTCTATACCCGGTTCGATTGAATGTTCACGAACGCCTGGTACCTTTTCTTCAGCATCTTCTACGATCTCATGCAGCTCATCTGCGCCGTCATCTTGAAGACGCGCAAGCAAGGAATCATATTCAGGACTTGATAAGAAGTTATCGACGGATACGTGATAAGCATTAGGCACTTTGTTTTGTGCCCTTGGCGTTAACTCTTCCTGGGTAATGACGATTTGTGCATCAGCAGGAATGTTTGAGATCGCCGTATTGGTAACCGTGATATTCATCCCGGCTTCCTTCACCTTCTTGCGAAGCAGTGATGCCCCCATTGCACTTGAGCCCATACCAGCATCACAAGCAAAAATGATTTTGCTGACGTTTGTAGGCAGCGCTCCCGGTTCTGAAGCGAACACATTGGCAACGGAGCTTTTCTTGCCTTTCATTTCTTGCATTTTCTTCGCGGCATCTTCAATGTTCTCTTCGGATTGTTTTCCAGTTTTCAAGATGAATGCAGCGACAACGAATGTTACGATTGCAGCGACAAGTACACCGGCAAAGTTGGCAATATATGCGCTGGCATGATGCGGAGTTACGGCCGTAATGGCAAAAATGCTTCCTGGTGAAGCAGGCGCGAATAATCCTCCGCCTAATAGGACTAAAGTGAATACTCCACTCATGCCTCCAAGGATGACCGCTACAAATAACATCGGCTTCATCAGGATGTAAGGGAAATAAATTTCATGGATTCCGCCGAAGAATTGAATGATGACAGCTCCTGGTGCCGATCTCTTCGCCGTTCCTTTTCCAAAGAAGCAATAAGCAAGCAGGACGCCAAGACCTGGTCCTGGATTCGATTCAAGCAGGAACAGTATGGAAGACCCTGTTTGTTTAGCTTGCTCTAGAGCGATTGGTGATAATACACCGTGATTGATCGCATTGTTCAAGAACAATACTTTCGCAGGCTCGATCAGGATACTCGTCAATGGCAGCAAACCTGTACCGACAAGCCAATCGACTCCTGCTACAAGCCATCCTGTAAAGACGACAACAGCCGGCCCGATGGCCAGGAATGATAGAATTGACAGCAAGCCGCCAAGTATCCCGGCCGAGAAGTTGTTGACAAGCATTTCGAATCCGGCTTTTATTCTTCCTTCGATCATTTGATCGAATTTCTTGATGACATACCCACCGAATGGTCCCATGATCATGGCACCGAGGAACATCGGGATGTCAGATCCGACAATGACACCCATTGTCGCGATTGCACCGACTACGCCTCCACGGTGATCATGAATGAGCTTACCACCTGTATACCCAATTAAAATCGGCAGTAAAAACGTGACCATCGGGGAAACCATTTTGGCAAGGCTTTCATTTGGAAGGAAGCCCGATGGAATGAATAGGGCCGTGATTAACCCCCAAGCGATGAAAGCTGATATGTTCGGCATGACCATTGAACTTAAAAAGTTACCGAACTTCTGGACTGCAACCTTTATATTAAAGTGAGCCATTTTACTCTCTCCCCTTCATTAATAATATATTTTACATTTATCTTAAATCACGTACCTTCCGCATTCAATAAAAGATAAAACTAACTTTGTCGCGGAAGGGAAGACAAACATAATGTTTCTCATTTTTCCAGTTTTATTCAGGTCTTGGTCAATTACAACTTGGAGTGAACGAAAGAGGATCCCATTCGCATCTTTACGAACGGAATCCTCTTTCTTAAAACTTATAGGGGGATGATGCCCAATATGACAGAGACCACGATCATGACGAGTGTCGATCCGCACGCCCATTTCAGGAAGGTGCGCTGCAGGGCTCCGAAATCTTCGCCTACCATTCCAATCAATAGATAGGTAGATGGAACGAGCGGGCTTAATAGATGAACGGGCAGCCCTAACAGGGAAGCTCTTCCGATCAAGGCAGGATCGATTCCATAAGCCGCTCCCGCTTTTGCGAGCAATGGGAGTACCCCATAATAAAAGGCATCGTTGGACATGAAAAACGTGAATGGAGCCGAGATGACGGCTGTAATGACGGCAAAATGTGCACCCATTTGGTCAGGAATGTGCTGGATCAAAGAGTTGGCCATCGCATCGACCATTTCCGTACCGGCAAGAATACCAGTAAAGACTCCAGCAGCAAAAATCATTGAAATTACCGATAAGGCATTGTCAGCGTAATTGGCAACGCGTTCTTTTTGATCACTGATCTTAGGATAATTGACCGTGATGGCGATTGCAAAACCTACCATGAATAAGACCGCCGAAGGCATAAGCTCCATAATCAGCGCTACAAGAAGGGTCAGCGTCAATGCATAGTTGAAAATAATCAATTTGGGACGCTTAAGATGAGCATCTTCCGTTGCTGCCGCATGCTGGGCCGCAACAGATTGATCGATTTCAATGATACCGATCCGTTTTCTTTCTTTTCTACCGAGGCAATAAGCCATGAATAAGACGAATAAGACTCCACCGATCATTGCAGGAATGACGGGGGTGAAAACTTCGGACATTTCAAGCTTTAAAGCGGTCATCACCCGTGCTGTCGGTCCTCCCCAAGGAAGAAGGTTCATGACTCCGGAGGATGAAACGGCGATACCTGCTAATATGAGCGGTTTCATTCCAATCCGTTTATAAAGCGGAAGCATCGCGGAAATCGTGATCATATAAGTGGTTGTACCATCTCCGTCCAGAGAAATCAGCAACGCCAGGACCGCCGTTCCGATGGCAATTTTGACTGGATCTCCTTTTACAAGCTTAAGAATCGTTCGAATGATCGGATCAAAGACGCCAGCATCGATCAAAATGCCGAAGAAAAGGATCGCGAATAAAATCATGATTCCCGTTGGCGCCACACTTTTGATTCCTTCCAGCGCCATCGCACCCATCTCACCGCCGAATCCGCCGATCAGTGCAAAGGCACTTGGTACTGCAATCAAAGCTATCATGGCTGAAAGTCGCCCTGTCATAATTAATATCATAAATACCAAAATCATCAAATATCCCAATAAAGCGAGCATATGATCACTCCTCATCTTCTAATAAGTAAATTGTATCGGAAAACGCCTCACCTGTAAGCGTTTTCAATTTATTGTTTTTTAAAACTATTTTGTTAATTGTGTTCATTGTGTTCACGGAGTTGCCTTCGCACCATTTTCAAGAGGTGAAAATGGTCCGTAAGTCATGAAAGTTGTTGCATCGATAATGAAATCACCCATTATGCCACTAAAAGGGTGGGTAACTCCGATTAATACTGTATAATTTACATTGCTTTTATTTTTCGAGAAAATAAAGGTACAATTAATATTCATAGCTACTAAATGTTGAAAGTTAATGAGGTGGGAAAAAATGATTGCAAAAACAGAAGCAGATTTTAATGGTTTGAAGGAAATCGGTAAAATTATTGCCACCATTAGAGATGAAATGGTACAAAGATCGATTCCTGGCATAACGACCAAAGAACTTGATGATATAGCCGGAGAACTTTTAAAAAAGGCAGGTGCAGTTTCAGCACCTAAAGGTGAATATGATTTTCCTGGCTATACTTGCATCAGTGTTAATGATGAAGTGGCACATGGTATTCCTGGTCAACGGGTTATTCAGGAAGGGGATTTAGTCAATATAGATGTATCCGCTTCAAAGAACGGTTATTTCGCAGATACCGGAATTTCATTTGTAGCAGGAGAAGGAAATGAAGTATTAACGAAATTATGTGACGTGGCGAAAAAGGCATTTGAAGCAGGTCTTAAGAAAGCGAAACCGGGTGCCAAAAAAAGCAGAATCGGAAAAGCAGTTTTCGAAACAGCGAGACAAAATGGATTCACCGTTATCAAAAACCTTACAGGACATGGTGTTGGACGTAAAATACACGAAGCACCTGCCCATATTTGCAATTACTATGATCCATGGGATAATGAAATTTTAAAGGAAGGAATGGTCATTGCATTCGAACCATTTATCTCAACCTTTGAAGAAGAGGTGTATCAAAAAGAAGACGGTTGGACCTATGCAACAGAAAAAAGCTATGTAGCTCAAATGGAACATACGATGATCCTTACTAAAAATGGCCCGATTATTGTCACGCTTTAATTCAAGCATAGTCGGAAAACAATAGCAGTACACGTAAAGAAAGTGACATAAACGATTTTTTAAAATGTTACTCTCCGCTTCGATTGGTGTATCCCACATCAACCCACTTGAATAAGGGAGTTGATGTGGCTCCATATGCCTTCATCATGCTTCTTCTTTCAACACTCATTGTTTCAGGCATACTAGCTGATTTTCCATTGTGTATAAGATCGATCATTTATCGTGAAGTTCACTCAATTTTATAATATCTTCGCTCCGGTCTGCCCACTACTCCGTAAACGACTTCGGCTTTGCATTTTTTTACCGATATCAAGTATTCCAAATACCGTCTCGCAGTTGTCCTGGAAGCGCCAATCTGACCGCTCAC
This genomic stretch from Peribacillus muralis harbors:
- a CDS encoding CitMHS family transporter, giving the protein MLALLGYLMILVFMILIMTGRLSAMIALIAVPSAFALIGGFGGEMGAMALEGIKSVAPTGIMILFAILFFGILIDAGVFDPIIRTILKLVKGDPVKIAIGTAVLALLISLDGDGTTTYMITISAMLPLYKRIGMKPLILAGIAVSSSGVMNLLPWGGPTARVMTALKLEMSEVFTPVIPAMIGGVLFVLFMAYCLGRKERKRIGIIEIDQSVAAQHAAATEDAHLKRPKLIIFNYALTLTLLVALIMELMPSAVLFMVGFAIAITVNYPKISDQKERVANYADNALSVISMIFAAGVFTGILAGTEMVDAMANSLIQHIPDQMGAHFAVITAVISAPFTFFMSNDAFYYGVLPLLAKAGAAYGIDPALIGRASLLGLPVHLLSPLVPSTYLLIGMVGEDFGALQRTFLKWACGSTLVMIVVSVILGIIPL
- a CDS encoding PTS mannitol transporter subunit IICBA; translated protein: MAHFNIKVAVQKFGNFLSSMVMPNISAFIAWGLITALFIPSGFLPNESLAKMVSPMVTFLLPILIGYTGGKLIHDHRGGVVGAIATMGVIVGSDIPMFLGAMIMGPFGGYVIKKFDQMIEGRIKAGFEMLVNNFSAGILGGLLSILSFLAIGPAVVVFTGWLVAGVDWLVGTGLLPLTSILIEPAKVLFLNNAINHGVLSPIALEQAKQTGSSILFLLESNPGPGLGVLLAYCFFGKGTAKRSAPGAVIIQFFGGIHEIYFPYILMKPMLFVAVILGGMSGVFTLVLLGGGLFAPASPGSIFAITAVTPHHASAYIANFAGVLVAAIVTFVVAAFILKTGKQSEENIEDAAKKMQEMKGKKSSVANVFASEPGALPTNVSKIIFACDAGMGSSAMGASLLRKKVKEAGMNITVTNTAISNIPADAQIVITQEELTPRAQNKVPNAYHVSVDNFLSSPEYDSLLARLQDDGADELHEIVEDAEEKVPGVREHSIEPGIEEEEQGADELLREENVFLNQKFANKEEAIRFAGRALFKAGYVKESYIEAMIARDELTSTYMGNDVAIPHGTEEAKKDVLKSGFTVLQIPDGVDFDGQKARLIFGIAGKDGTHLEILSGIAVTCSEMENIEKMVKATTAKELMDIINVEKN
- the map gene encoding type I methionyl aminopeptidase; amino-acid sequence: MIAKTEADFNGLKEIGKIIATIRDEMVQRSIPGITTKELDDIAGELLKKAGAVSAPKGEYDFPGYTCISVNDEVAHGIPGQRVIQEGDLVNIDVSASKNGYFADTGISFVAGEGNEVLTKLCDVAKKAFEAGLKKAKPGAKKSRIGKAVFETARQNGFTVIKNLTGHGVGRKIHEAPAHICNYYDPWDNEILKEGMVIAFEPFISTFEEEVYQKEDGWTYATEKSYVAQMEHTMILTKNGPIIVTL
- a CDS encoding BglG family transcription antiterminator, whose translation is MYITSREKSILELIIKTSGKHTAVSIAAHLTVSVRTVQRDLKSIEKILQSFELHLTRNTHEGLSIDGKNEQIFRLVQHLMGNHPIDQTPQERKLHLLLALLQEESYKTQALAVNLGISITTLTVYLDELTEWLRNFNILITRKRGVGIELTGTEENKRKAQAAYFLHFFNEELIESLFLLQEGEKRKGKILHYFDPDYLLAIDGVLNSTFNSIHSRLADSGYIGLIVHIHVTLQRNESQFYLEKDFKRLSDLSDENNLMDKICKELSAMLKVSFTIDDISYLAAILKGSKLHAADAVPYDSVLLGQLIRNLIKDVSAQLQINLTKDFPLYQGLLAHMEPSLFRIKQDMGLYNPLTEDIKRKYPVLFLAVKTGLEKEFKEIKEFPEDEIAFIVLHFGSALVLREEEIAIRALIVCPTGIGTSKMLASRIKKEIIEIQTVEIKTIKDIQKQDSLKNYDVIISTVRLPYIDMDYILVSPLLSEENIENIRNYIRKNIEKFTKNKRYRSQAANKDSPPKKAGGELRDVLQELKSAQESIESIIGNFRLYRLPHLKGQPEILEEMVRIAEKEQLLKKADEVIGALNERETKGGLGIPGTSMGLFHARNKNVNELIFQIAHLADACLVKGMDGKDVQMKNLLLMLAPEDLSVKQQEIVSLISSSLIESNESIMIFSSSDEELIKKRLEAVFLDYLYTNLIKG